Sequence from the Egibacter rhizosphaerae genome:
TGTCGGCGTTGCGGACACCCGAGCGATCGCGTTCGAGGCCAGCCTGGATGGCCATCATCCCGGTCGCGTGCACGCCACAGCCCTCGCACCGTTGCGCGCTCACCAGGTTGCGGCGCCCGCAGGCCGAGCAGAGCCATTCGTTGCGGACCTGCTCGAAGGCCTGCTCGCTCGTCGGGATCGCCGACCCCGGGCTGGATGTCGCCTCCCGAGGCGAGGCCGGCCAGGGGTCCTGCCGGGATGCCGTTGCCGTCGGCTCGGAGGGCTCGGGCTCGCTCCCCGGTAGCCCGGCGAGGAGCGCCTCGGGGTCCGGCGCGCTGCGTTCGGGCCCCGGCGGCTCGGGAAGCCGGGCGTGACAGAGGGAGCACCAGGTCGCGCCGGGCCCGTTCCGCGCGCCGCAGGCGCCGCAGCGGTGCTCGCTGGTCACCTTCCCCTCCTCGCCGGTCGTGACAGGGATCGGTGCGCGGCGGGATGAGCTTTAGCGCGCGGACGTCTGCGCTGGCCACGCGCCTGCGGTCCCGCTCGCCGCGCGCGGACGTCTGCGCTGGCCACGCGCCTGCGGTCCCGCTCGTCGCGCGCGGACGTCTGCCCTGGTCACGCGCCTGCGGTCCCGCTCGTCGCGCGCGGACGTCTGCCCTGGTCACGCGCCTGCGGTCCCGCTCGTCGCGCGCGGAGACCCGACGCGCCACATGTCCACCGGATGGGGCAGCGCCTCGTCGGTGGGGTGTGGGCATCTCCACCCTCCGCCGCCTGCGGTCTCGTCCACACCGCTGCGATGCCGCGGCGGTGTGGACGTTTGCGCTACGAACGACTCACGGTCCTGTCCACACGCGGCGAAAGGATCGGGCCCGACATGCGCTCAACGGACTGTTCGATGCTGTCGGCCTGCGGTTCCGTCCACACCCCAGCCGCGGTAGCTGCCCCCGGGACGCCCAGCCGCCCCTCCGTGGGTGGAACGCGAGGGTGCCGACGGGGCCGAGCGTGTTCGTGGATATCGAGCGCTGCGGCTGCGGGCCCGGGGCCTCCTCGCCTGCACGTGTCGGACGAGGGGGCCGGGCTGCATGGCCGGGACGCTCGCTGCGGTGGCGCCACAGTCCGATCATGGTGGGGACCAGTTCCCGGTACCCGTCGAACGACGCGGGGTGAGGAGGTCCCATGGCCGCCCAGGAACCGGCGAGCCGCCAGCCCGCCACCGGGGAACGGGGTGTGCCCGGCGAGTCCGGCGAGTCCGGCGAGTCCGGCGAGTTCGGCGAGTTCGGCGAGTTCGGCGGGTCCGGCGAGTTCGGAGAGTCCCGCGGGTCCGGCGGGTTCGGAGAGTCCGGAGAGTCCGGCGAGTCCGGTGCGCCTGGCGAGCCCGGCGGGTCCGGTGCGCCTGGCGAGCCCGGCCCCGAGGCCGCCACGTTCCCCGGAGGGGGCGTGGTGGTCGGTGTCGTGGCCGGGGCCGCCGTCGCGCTGGTCGGTTGGCTCGCGCTCACCCCGCCCGAGTACTCGGAGCCGTTGCCCGCGCCGCAGGCCGAGGAGGGGCCCGTCCCGCAACCGGCGCCCGGCCAGCCTCCCGGCGAAGCGCCGGGCCAGCCTCCCGGCGAAGCGCCGGGCCAGTCTCCCGGCGAAGCGCCGGGCCAGTCTCCCGGCGAAGCGCCGGGCCAGTCTCCCGGCGAAGCGCCGGACCAGCCTGTGCCTCCCGAGGAGCTCGATCCCGAGGAGCTCGATCCCGGCGACCTCGAGCCGTGAGCGTCGATCGGCCGTGCGGACGGGCCGGGATCGCCCGTCCGGCGCGTCTTGGATGGCATCCTCACGCGCGTGAGTGCTGACCCGACCGCCGTGCAGCAGCCGCAGGCGCGCCCGCGGGTGGTCGCCGGCCTGCGGCTGGTCGAGATGGTCGGCAGCGGTGGTGAGGGCGAGGTCTGGGACGCGCGCGACGAACGCGGGCAGCGGCGCGCCCTCAAGCTCGTGCGACCGGAGGTGCTCCCCGCCCCCGAGGAGCTGGGACGCCGCGGTGACTGGCTGACCCGGATCGACCACCCCGCCCTGGTGCGGGTGCACCGCACGGGGCGGCTCACCGGCTCGACCCTCGAGGGGTGGGGGTTCGTCGAAATGGACTTCGTCGCCGGGGAGCCCCTCGGCGCCGCACCCGCCGACCCGTACGCCCTGCGCCGGCTGCGCCCGCTCGCGGAGGCCCTCGACCTCCTGCACGCGGGACGGTGGTCCGAGGGTGTGCCGCTGGTGCACCGTGACGTGAAGCCCGCGAACCTGATCGAGCAGGACGACGGGCGGGTCGTGCTCGTGGACGTGTCCACGCTGCGTGGGCTCGACACGCGCGAGGCGACACGCGTCGGCACGCCGCTCTTCGCGGCTCCCGAGGTGATGACCGGGCACGCCGGCCCGCCCGCGGACGTCTACTCGTTCGCCGCGACGATCATCGCGCTGGTGAGCGGTGCCCGCGGCGCCCAGCTCGCCGACCTGCTCGCCGACCCCGGGCGTCTGGACCTCCCCCCGACGGTCGCACAGGCGCTGCATCCGGACCCGGCACAGCGGCCGGGCTCGTGCGCGGCGGTGCTCGAGGCCGGGACGACCATCGCCGGCCCGAGGGGGCAGGAACCCCAGCAGCTGCGTCTCACCCCGCCCCCGACGGCGCGCTGGTTCCTCGTGCTGGCGCTGCTCGCGGGCCTCGTGATCGTCGCACCGATCGAGCCGTTCGAGCTGCCCGAGCCCGGGATCTATGCCGGCGTGGTCCTGCTCCACGTGCTGTTCAGCCGGCTCGCGGGCGCCCCCTGGCTGCTGACGCTCGTGCCGCCGGCCGCGTGGGCATGGCCCCTCGGGGCGCGCGCCGCGCCGCCGGGGCGAGCGCGCGCGTGGACCCGGGTGACGTTGCTCGGGGTGGTGACGACGGGGCTCGCGCTCATGGCGCCGCTCGTGGGGACCGCGGCGGTGAACGTCGGGCGCGACCTCGTCGAGGAGTTCGCCCCCCTGTTGGCGTCCGCGCTCGACGTGATCGCCGACGGGCTCGCCGCGCTCGGCGTGGACGAGCTCGCGGCCGGTGCGGCCGGGGCGGGCACGGTGCTGTTCGTGGCCGCGTTGACGGTCGCGGCCGGCCGCGCGCGCCGCCTCGCGGGAGTGCTCCTGCGCTGGCTCCTGCTGCCGGCGTGGGTCCTCGGCCTGCTGGTCGCGCTGGTCGGCTCGGTGCTGGGGCTGCTCGTGAGCCGCGTCGCCGTCGAGCGTCTGGCGACCGGCGCGGTGGTCAGCGCGGCCGCGTTCGTCGGCGGGTGGGGCAGTGGGCGCCGCCCGTTGGAGCACCGCGCGGACCCGCGGCTCTGATCGGCGGGTGTGCACGTCCGGCAGGGAGTCGACGAACGCTGCACGCGGCGGCGACCGTCAGGCATCATGCCCGGGCCGCCGTGTCCGGCGGCCCGGAACCGAGGTCTGCGGGACAGGAGTGCGTGATGGGGGCGACGACGATCGACGGCAAGGCCACCGCTGCGGCCGAGCGGGAGCGGATCGCGACCGAGGTCACGGCGCTGGGCGAGCACGGGATTGTCCCCGGGCTGGCGGCCGTGCTGGTGGGCGACGACCCCGCGAGCGAGGTCTACGTCCGACAGAAGGAGCGGATGTGCGAGCGGGTCGGGATGCGCTCACTGGGCGAGCGCCTCGATGCCGAGGTCAGCCAGTCCGAGCTCCTGGAGGTCGTCGACCGCCTGAACGCCGACCCGGCGGTGAGCGGGATCATCGTCCAGATGCCGCTGCCCGATCACCTCGACGAGGTGGAGGCCCAGGAGCGCACCGACCCCACCAAGGACGTCGACGGGCTGCACCCCGAGAACGCGGGGCGGCTCATGCGGGGCGATCCCCGGTTCGTCCCGGCCACACCGCTGGGCTGCGCCGTGCTGCTCGCGACCTACGAGATCGCGGTGTCGGGCGCGAACATCGTGGTCCTCGGCCGCAGTCAGCTCGTCGGCCGTCCCCTGGCGACGCTGCTGTCGGCCAAGCCCTCGCCGGGCGGCCCGGTGGGCAACGCCACGGTGACCGTGTGTCACACCCGCACCCGTGACCTCGCGGCGCACACGCGAGCCGCCGACGTCATCGTCGTCGCCGCCGGGGTGGCCGGCGCTCTCACCGCGGACATGGTGAGTCCTGGCGCCACGGTGATCGATGTCGGGATCCATCGGGCGGAGGACGGCTCGCTCCACGGGGACGTGACCGACCCGACGGTGGAGGAGGTCGCGGGCGCGCTGACGCCGGTGCCGGGCGGCGTGGGGCCGATGACGGTCACGATGCTGCTCGAGAACACGGTGCGCGCAGCCCGCATCCAGGCCGGCCTGCCCGCGGTCTGAGCCCCGACCCGGCGGTGTGGGCTCCCCCCGCTACGCGCGAGTGAGAGCGAACCCCTCGATCGGGACCCGCGGCGCTTCGCCCACCGCGAGATCGCCGGCGATCGCACCGACCAGCGGGCCGACGGTGAGGCCGCGCGGACCGAGCCCGGTGGCGACGACCACGTTCTCGGCGCCGGGCACGGGCCCGAGCAGCGGGCGCCCGTCGGAGCTCATCGGTCGGAACCCGACCCGGGTCTGGGCGACCGTCGCCTCGCCGAGGTCGGGCGCGACCTCGACCGCCCGCTCGAGGATCTGGGAGAGCCCCGCCACCGTCACGCGGTGGTCGAAGCCGGTCCCGTCCTCGCGGGTCGCGCCGGCGACCACCCGGGGACCGCCGAAGCCCAGCAGGTAGTGCCGCGCGAACGCGTGCACGACCGGCCACGGTGCGGTGTCGGCGCCCGGCAGCTCGAGGTGCACGATCTGTCCCCGCTGGGCGGTCACGGGGAGGTCGATCCCGGCGGGGGCGCACACCGGCGGCGTCCAGGCGCCGGCGGCGACGACGACCGCGTCCGCCTCCAGCGCGACGCCCTCCACGCGCACCCCCTCGATGCGCTCGCCACTCGAGTCGAGCTCGGCGCTGCCGTGGCGCAACTCCGCGCCGCGCCGCTGCGCCGCCGATCGCAGGGTCGCGCAGGCCTGCCGTCCGTCGATGCGCCCCGCCCCCGTGTGGTGGAGGCCGACGAGGTCACGGCGCGCCGGCGGGAACGCCCGGCCCAACTCGGCGGGGTCGAGCAGGGCGACGTCGCCGATCTCGGGCGCGTCGTCCCGTCTCGCACGCAGTGTGGCCTCCTGGTGCGCGAGCTCCCCCGGGTCGCGGGCGAGCGCGATGCCGCCCACCACCCGGAACCCGAGGTCCCCGTCGCCGTCATCGGCGAGGGTTGCGGCGAGCTCCCGATAGTGTCGCGCGCTCTCGCGTCCGAGGGTGTAGGCCTCGAGGTCGTGCTCGTCGCGGCTCCACGGGCTCACGATGCCCGCCCCGGCGGCGGTCGCCTGGCCCGTGTCCGCGCGGTCGACGAGTGTGACCGTCACGTTGCGGACCGCGAGGTGGTAGGCCGCGCTCGCGCCGACGATGCCTCCGCCCACGACGATCACGTGCATGCGTCACCCCTCTTGCCTCGTGTCCGGACGCCTTGCCCACCGCCCGCAGCCTATGGCGCCCACCCGTGGCGCGGAACCGTGGTGCGCGGGATAGGCTGCCGCCACCGGGCAGACATCC
This genomic interval carries:
- a CDS encoding bifunctional 5,10-methylenetetrahydrofolate dehydrogenase/5,10-methenyltetrahydrofolate cyclohydrolase; protein product: MGATTIDGKATAAAERERIATEVTALGEHGIVPGLAAVLVGDDPASEVYVRQKERMCERVGMRSLGERLDAEVSQSELLEVVDRLNADPAVSGIIVQMPLPDHLDEVEAQERTDPTKDVDGLHPENAGRLMRGDPRFVPATPLGCAVLLATYEIAVSGANIVVLGRSQLVGRPLATLLSAKPSPGGPVGNATVTVCHTRTRDLAAHTRAADVIVVAAGVAGALTADMVSPGATVIDVGIHRAEDGSLHGDVTDPTVEEVAGALTPVPGGVGPMTVTMLLENTVRAARIQAGLPAV
- a CDS encoding NAD(P)/FAD-dependent oxidoreductase; the protein is MHVIVVGGGIVGASAAYHLAVRNVTVTLVDRADTGQATAAGAGIVSPWSRDEHDLEAYTLGRESARHYRELAATLADDGDGDLGFRVVGGIALARDPGELAHQEATLRARRDDAPEIGDVALLDPAELGRAFPPARRDLVGLHHTGAGRIDGRQACATLRSAAQRRGAELRHGSAELDSSGERIEGVRVEGVALEADAVVVAAGAWTPPVCAPAGIDLPVTAQRGQIVHLELPGADTAPWPVVHAFARHYLLGFGGPRVVAGATREDGTGFDHRVTVAGLSQILERAVEVAPDLGEATVAQTRVGFRPMSSDGRPLLGPVPGAENVVVATGLGPRGLTVGPLVGAIAGDLAVGEAPRVPIEGFALTRA
- a CDS encoding protein kinase domain-containing protein — its product is MSADPTAVQQPQARPRVVAGLRLVEMVGSGGEGEVWDARDERGQRRALKLVRPEVLPAPEELGRRGDWLTRIDHPALVRVHRTGRLTGSTLEGWGFVEMDFVAGEPLGAAPADPYALRRLRPLAEALDLLHAGRWSEGVPLVHRDVKPANLIEQDDGRVVLVDVSTLRGLDTREATRVGTPLFAAPEVMTGHAGPPADVYSFAATIIALVSGARGAQLADLLADPGRLDLPPTVAQALHPDPAQRPGSCAAVLEAGTTIAGPRGQEPQQLRLTPPPTARWFLVLALLAGLVIVAPIEPFELPEPGIYAGVVLLHVLFSRLAGAPWLLTLVPPAAWAWPLGARAAPPGRARAWTRVTLLGVVTTGLALMAPLVGTAAVNVGRDLVEEFAPLLASALDVIADGLAALGVDELAAGAAGAGTVLFVAALTVAAGRARRLAGVLLRWLLLPAWVLGLLVALVGSVLGLLVSRVAVERLATGAVVSAAAFVGGWGSGRRPLEHRADPRL